The Candidatus Eisenbacteria bacterium nucleotide sequence CAAGGCTCGGCTGCGCGGTGGAGCCTCTCCACTGCGAGCCGAGCGGCGGCTTCCCGAGGCCGCCGGAGCCGAAGCCGGAGAACCTAGCCGACCTCCAAGCCGAGGTTCGGCGATCGGGGGCGGATGTGGGCTTCGCTCTTGATCCGGACGGGGATCGCCTCGCGCTCGTGACGGGTGAGGCGAGGGCCCTCAGCGAGGAGAGGACGGTCTCGATCGTGGTCGACTTCGTCCTCGCCCGCGATCCCGGGCCGGTCGTTGTCAACCTTTCCACGACCCGATGCGCGGAGGATCTTGCCACGCGCTACGGGGTTCCTTTCCATAGAACGCCCGTGGGTGAGGCGCACGTCGCGGAGGGAATGAAAACTCACGGGGCAGTGGTCGGGGGGGAGGGGAACGGTGGGGCGATGGTCGCTGCCCTTCACCCGATGCGGGACGCGGCGGTCGGCGTGGCGATCGTCCTTCAAGCGATGAGCGACGCGAACCGCAGCCTCGAGGAGATCGACGCGAGCCTCCCCTCGTATGTCCTTCTGAAGACAGTGCTTTCTGCCGAGACTCTGGACGAAGGGGCGCTCGTCACGGCGCTCCGGAGGCGGTTCGGCGAGGGGACCGAAGACCGGCGGGACGGGGTGCGCGTGGCGTGGGAGCGCGGTTGGATCCACGCGCGCCCCTCGAACACCGAGCCGGTCGTTCGCGTGGTCGCGGAGGCAGCCACGCGCGAGGGGGCGGAGGAGCTGCAACGCGCGGTGACCGAAGTCCTCGCGCGGTAGCCGCAGGGGAGTAGACGGAATGTGCGGGATCATCGGGTACGTCGGGTGGAGGCCTGCCTCGCCCATCTTGATCAACGGTCTCCGGCGTCTCGAGTACCGGGGGTACGACTCGGCCGGCGTTGCGATCGTGTCGGGCGAAAGGCTTGAGATCGTGAAGGACGCGGGGAAGATCGGGCAGCTCGCGGAGCAGCTCGCCCGCGCGCCGATCGAGGGAACGGTCGGAATCGCCCACACCCGCTGGGCGACGCACGGCGTGCCTTCCCGTTTGAACGCCCATCCCCACACGGATCCGGGCGAGACGATCGCGGTCGTCCACAATGGGATCGTCGAGAACTTCTACTCGCTCAAGAAGCGTCTCATCCGGGACGGCGCGATCTTCCAAACCGACACCGATACTGAGGTCTTCGCGCATCTCATCGCCCGCTTCTACAACAGCGGTCCGCTCGAAGAGGCGGTGCAGAAGGCGCTGCATCAGGTGACCGGGGCCTACGGGCTCGCCGTCGTCTCCTCGCGCGAGCCGGACAAGATCGTCGGCGCGAGGAACGGATCTCCCCTCGTCGTCGGAATCGGCGAGGGAGAGAACTTCGTCGCCTCGGACCCCGCCGCAATTCTCGAGCACACGCGCCAGATGATCTACCTCGCCGACCGGGAGATGGCGGTCTTGAAGCGGGAGGGGGTCGAGATCACGAACCTCGACAACGTTCACGTCGAGAGGAAACCGGAGAAGATCCTCTGGGACCTCGCCGCGATCGAAAAGGGCGGCTATGATTTCTTCATGCAAAAAGAGATTTGCGAGCAGCCGCGCACGATCCGGGACGCGATGTCGGGGCGCGTCGTGCTCGAATCGGGGAAGGCGCGCCTCGGGGGGCTGAACCTTCCGATCGAGGCGCTTCAGGATCTCGAGCGAATCGTGATCACGGCGTGCGGGACCTCGTGGCACGCAGGGCTCATCGGCGAGTACATGATCGAGGACTTCGCGCGCATCCCGGTCGAGGTGGAGTACGCCTCGGAGTTCCGCTACCGGAGGCCGATCGTGGACGAGGGGACGCTCGTTATCGTGATCAGCCAATCGGGCGAGACGATCGACACCCTCGCCGCGCTCCGCGAGGCCCAGAGGAACGGAGCGCGCGTGCTCGGAATCTGCAACGTGGTCGGCTCGACGATCGCCCGCGAGTCGAACGGCGGCGTTTATCTCCACGCGGGCCCCGAGATCGGGGTCGCCTCGACGAAGGCGTTCACCTCGCAGGTGACGGTGCTCGCGATCCTCTCGCTTCTCCTCGGGAGGGTGCGGGGGACTCTTTCTCGGAAGGACGGCCGGCGGATCATCCGCGCGCTACTGGCGATCCCCGATCAGGTGCAGTCGATCCTCGACCGCGCGGAGGAGATTCATCGCATCGCGGATCTCTACGCCGAGAACAACAACGTCCTCTATCTCGGGCGCGGATACAACTTCCCCGTCGCGCTCGAGGGGGCGCTCAAGCTGAAAGAGATCAGCTATATCCACGCGGAGGGCTATCCGGCGGCGGAGATGAAGCACGGTCCGATCGCGCTGATCGACCGGAACATGCCGGTCGTCTTCATCGCGCTCCGCGACAGCGCCTACGAAAAGGTGATCGGGAACATCCAGGAAGTGAAATCGCGGCAGGGGCGGGTTCTCGCGATCGCGACGGAAGGGGACGATCTCCTCGACAAGTGGGCGGAGCACGTGATCTATCTTCCGCCCACGATCGAGCCGCTCACGCCGATCCTTTCGGTGATCCCGCTGCAGCTTCTCGCGTACTACATCGCGGTGAAGCGAGGATGCAACGTGGACCAGCCGAGGAATCTGGCGAAGAGCGTCACGGTCGAGTAGGAGGATCTCGCGATGACCGAGCGAAGAGCGGTTCGCACGGACAAAGCTCCGGGCGCCGTCGGGCCGTACAGCCAAGGGGTTCGTGCCGGCGGGTTTCTCTTCACGGCCGGGCAGATCCCGCTCGCTCCGGACGGGAGCGGGCTTGTCGGGAAGACCGTGGCGGAACAGACCGAGCAGGTTCTCAAGAACCTGAAGGCGGTCCTCGAGGCGGGAGGGTCCGGGCTCGACCGGGTGGTGAAGACGACCGTCTTTCTCACCGATCTTTCCGCGTTCGATGAGATGAACCGCGTCTACGCGCGCTTCTTCGGCGACTCTCCTCCGGCTCGTTCCGCGTTCGAGGTCGGCGCGTTGCCGAAGGGGGCTCTCGTCGAGATCGAGGCGGTCGCTCTCGCCGGGGAAGAATGATCGGAACCGCGATGCATCGGGAATGGATGGGTTCTGGTGGGCCCCGAGGACTTCAAATCCTTCTGTCGGGTGCTAAAACCACCCGGGGTGGGTTCGATTCCCACACATTCCCGCCACGATCGGCGCGCCGCCTCGCGTGGGGCGGCGTTCTCGTTTTGTCGGTTCTTCTCGCGTGGCCCGCGGTGGGCGCGGAGCGGGAGAGCGTCCGCCGGGAGGCGTCTCCATTCTGGGCGTCGGCGCGCTCTCTCGCGTTCCCGGCATGGGGACAGCTCCACAACGGCAGCGAGAAGAAAGCGGTTGTCCTTTTCGCCCTCCAAACGTATCTTCTCGGACGCGTGTTCACGGTCGACCGGCGGGCCGGATACTATCGCGAGCGGATGAACGATGCGGCGCCCGCGTGGGATTCGGCGGATCTGGAGCGGCGCTACGAGGACCTCCGGGACACGCGGCGCGACCTCGTCTGGTGGAGCTCGCTTCTCGCGCTCTACTCCGTGATCGACGCGTACGTGGACGCCCACATGGTCGGATTCTCCGACGACGTGCGGGAGGTCGAGCGGGCGACCGCCGGGCTCGTCCCTCTCGAGGGGGGCGCGGCCCTCGCCGTGAGGCTGGAGTTCTAGGTATGGCGCGCAAAAGCGGCAATCGTGCGGCGCAGACGGCGAAAAGGCCGAGCCGGATTCGGGAGCACGCCGAGTCGATCTTCGTGGGGGCGGTGCTCTTTCTCTTTCTTCGGACCTTTATGGTTCAGGCCTTTCAGATTCCGAGCGGGTCGATGGAGGATACGCTCCTCGTCGGCGACTTCCTTGTCGCAAACAAGTTCCTGTACGGGGCGCGTATTCCGTGGACCGAGACGAGGCTCCCCGCGGTTCGCGCGCCCCGCGCGGGGGATATCATCGTCTTTCGCGCCCCGCACGTGGAGAAGGACTACATCAAGCGGTGCGTGGCGGTGGAGGGGGACACGGTCGAGCTCCGAGACAACGTGCTCTACGTGAACGGGATTGCGCGGGACGAGGAGTACACCGTCTTCAAGGGTCCGGCCGCTCCTTCGGTCGCGACGTGGGGACCGGCGACGGTTCCGCCCGGACACCTTCTCATGCTCGGAGACAACCGAAACATGAGCCAGGACAGCCGCTACTGGGGCTTCCTCGACAAAAAGCGCGTCAAGGGGCTCGCGATGTTCCTCTATTTCTCCTGGGACAAGGACCGCTTTCTCCCGAGGTTCGGCCGCTTCTTCCGACCCATTCACTGATCGAGCGGGAAGGGAACCCTGCTCCGATCGAGGCGCCGCCGATGTCGACGA carries:
- the glmM gene encoding phosphoglucosamine mutase, producing MLKGLKLGISGARGIVGASMTPDLIVRLAAAYAAGRRGRPILVGGDTRPTGPMVRHALVAGLTASGCSVLDCGICPTPSVLYAASRRETGGGVLVTASHNPIEWNALKFVNEEGFFLGAAEGAEMTRRFREEEPVYVAHDRVGTVATGPDVEAEHLDGILRLPWIDAARVARKGWKVVLDGCGGAGARLARELLARLGCAVEPLHCEPSGGFPRPPEPKPENLADLQAEVRRSGADVGFALDPDGDRLALVTGEARALSEERTVSIVVDFVLARDPGPVVVNLSTTRCAEDLATRYGVPFHRTPVGEAHVAEGMKTHGAVVGGEGNGGAMVAALHPMRDAAVGVAIVLQAMSDANRSLEEIDASLPSYVLLKTVLSAETLDEGALVTALRRRFGEGTEDRRDGVRVAWERGWIHARPSNTEPVVRVVAEAATREGAEELQRAVTEVLAR
- the glmS gene encoding glutamine--fructose-6-phosphate transaminase (isomerizing) yields the protein MCGIIGYVGWRPASPILINGLRRLEYRGYDSAGVAIVSGERLEIVKDAGKIGQLAEQLARAPIEGTVGIAHTRWATHGVPSRLNAHPHTDPGETIAVVHNGIVENFYSLKKRLIRDGAIFQTDTDTEVFAHLIARFYNSGPLEEAVQKALHQVTGAYGLAVVSSREPDKIVGARNGSPLVVGIGEGENFVASDPAAILEHTRQMIYLADREMAVLKREGVEITNLDNVHVERKPEKILWDLAAIEKGGYDFFMQKEICEQPRTIRDAMSGRVVLESGKARLGGLNLPIEALQDLERIVITACGTSWHAGLIGEYMIEDFARIPVEVEYASEFRYRRPIVDEGTLVIVISQSGETIDTLAALREAQRNGARVLGICNVVGSTIARESNGGVYLHAGPEIGVASTKAFTSQVTVLAILSLLLGRVRGTLSRKDGRRIIRALLAIPDQVQSILDRAEEIHRIADLYAENNNVLYLGRGYNFPVALEGALKLKEISYIHAEGYPAAEMKHGPIALIDRNMPVVFIALRDSAYEKVIGNIQEVKSRQGRVLAIATEGDDLLDKWAEHVIYLPPTIEPLTPILSVIPLQLLAYYIAVKRGCNVDQPRNLAKSVTVE
- a CDS encoding RidA family protein: MTERRAVRTDKAPGAVGPYSQGVRAGGFLFTAGQIPLAPDGSGLVGKTVAEQTEQVLKNLKAVLEAGGSGLDRVVKTTVFLTDLSAFDEMNRVYARFFGDSPPARSAFEVGALPKGALVEIEAVALAGEE
- the lepB gene encoding signal peptidase I, whose product is MARKSGNRAAQTAKRPSRIREHAESIFVGAVLFLFLRTFMVQAFQIPSGSMEDTLLVGDFLVANKFLYGARIPWTETRLPAVRAPRAGDIIVFRAPHVEKDYIKRCVAVEGDTVELRDNVLYVNGIARDEEYTVFKGPAAPSVATWGPATVPPGHLLMLGDNRNMSQDSRYWGFLDKKRVKGLAMFLYFSWDKDRFLPRFGRFFRPIH